In bacterium YEK0313, one genomic interval encodes:
- the lipM gene encoding Octanoyltransferase LipM, producing the protein MAGALRLVDTGLAPARWNVAVTAALSEARRWPAARDILRFHRYRPAVLVGHGQRLADAIDAAACRRAGVEIARRVSGGGAIVVTPSVLTFDLVVAGGVRDLAARVASALAGALSGLGAEPVTPTANAVLIGGAKVCGLAGGFDGQVSALQASLLIADIGPAIAMLLAPQIAAAKGPAVTDLTAALGRSPGLDMVQAAIGKAVAAGLTLAPQPDRLSAAELDLAGRLLTEEIGTDAFVDGDRPEPHRAGAVR; encoded by the coding sequence ATGGCCGGCGCGCTCCGCCTGGTCGATACGGGGCTCGCTCCGGCGCGCTGGAACGTCGCGGTGACCGCCGCGCTGAGCGAGGCGCGGCGCTGGCCTGCCGCCCGTGATATCCTGCGCTTCCACCGCTATCGGCCGGCCGTCCTCGTCGGCCATGGCCAGAGGCTCGCCGATGCGATCGATGCCGCGGCCTGCCGGCGCGCCGGCGTCGAGATCGCGCGACGGGTCAGCGGCGGCGGTGCGATCGTGGTCACGCCTTCCGTGCTGACCTTCGACCTCGTCGTCGCTGGCGGCGTGCGCGACCTCGCCGCACGCGTCGCCTCGGCCCTGGCCGGGGCGCTCAGCGGGTTGGGCGCCGAACCCGTCACGCCGACGGCCAATGCCGTGCTGATCGGCGGAGCCAAGGTCTGCGGGCTCGCCGGCGGCTTCGACGGCCAGGTCTCGGCGCTGCAGGCTTCGCTTCTCATCGCCGATATCGGCCCTGCCATCGCCATGCTGCTGGCGCCGCAGATCGCGGCAGCGAAGGGCCCGGCCGTGACGGACCTGACCGCCGCGCTCGGCCGGAGCCCCGGCCTCGACATGGTGCAGGCCGCGATCGGCAAGGCGGTCGCGGCGGGGCTGACGCTCGCGCCGCAGCCGGATCGTCTGAGCGCCGCGGAACTGGATCTCGCCGGCCGCCTGCTGACCGAGGAGATCGGCACGGACGCCTTCGTCGACGGCGACAGGCCGGAGCCGCACCGCGCGGGAGCCGTCAGATGA